The window TAACCCCCCAATTCCCATATAACTGTCCTAAgagacccccccccccaaacctaGAGACCATCCCCCACTCTTCCCTATTTTTCTATagcccaaaccctagccgcccaaATCTTCCATCAAGCTTATCCGGCGGCGCCCCCTCAAAACCCATCCAAACCCACTCAAATCTCTACACTATAATCCTCAACAATCTCTCACCCCTAATCCATCTTTGTTTTGTTCAAGTAAAAAATCATTTCTCTCCAATTCCGGATCTAGAAgaccccttttctttttttttcttttttttggcaaAAATGGAAATGGTGACACAAAGTATTAGCCACTAGGATCTTGTTTTGGATAATACTTGTACCATTATTTTCATGGTTGGCCAAGAACTAGCGTGGGTGCATTTTTGAGTCAACAAAGAAGATTTGAGCAAAGTCATGCATGCAAGgggttttaatttttctttgtgtaaTTCTTAGGCATCACTGCcaactaaaaaaaagaaaaagaggttatattgtatttttgtttgttgttttggTCATTCTCGTCATTTGTTTTCGGCAGTATGTTTGTGTGTTTTTTTTTACCCTTTGTTTTGATTGAGGTCATGTTAATCACTCGTTTTCTTCTACATTTCTTTATCCAGACCATAGTCCAAGAGTGTTGAGTTTTGGTTGAATTTGTTGGGCTTGTGGGCCAATTTGTTTTAAGGGTGAGGGAGTTTAATTTTTGGGGAGTTAAATATCAGTATTGCAAGGGGTATTTAGAACATTTGGGTGCAAGGAATAATCTGATAACTGCCTAGGAAGGTTCTAGGAAAGTGAGGGGTGGGTTGAAGGAACAAGTAGTACAAAAATTGGGGTAGAAACTGTGCCAAAACAGAATTGGTGAAGGGTgggttttgaatttgaaaaatctgatttgttGCCCTAGCAAAGGTATTATAAATACACAGCTTAGtttagaaaaagaaataagaaaaaaaaggcACGGCAGAATTAGATTTGGCACAAAAACTCATCTCAAGCTTTTCTTAGTTTATTCCTGATTTTCTTAAAGATTTTCTGGTCTCTTTCTACTGATTCTGGTCTTGAGGAAGCATGGAGGGGGATTATTCTTGCTGCTATATTGGTTGCTGAACTCTCATCTatcatttttcagatttttatttttattcaccTTCTAATAGGTATGTAAGCTGCATCTTGATAAGGATTTGGAATAAACTATGCTCATGTTAAAATCTCTGTTTCTAGATCTAGCTTTTGCATTCTTCTACTTCTTTGAATCAAATTAATTCTCATCCGTAACTAATACCATGATTCTGGTTATGATTAATGTATAAATCGTTTAGTTTAGTAAAGTAATTTGATAAATATTAGCTTATGGGGTTTGAAAGTACTTAACTGAATTTTACATGTCTCTTGGGCTTGATTTTGTTTCGTTACTGAAAATATCTCCAAAAGCTAAAAGTACTGCACATAGGATCTTTATTGTGTAAGGGTTTAGTAAATGACAATTGAAGTTTTGTAGTCAACAAGAGGAAAGTGAAACATGCGTGTAAGGAAAATCGAAAAAGGTTTACTATATTATGTCTTGTTTGATAGTAACATTTCATTCTATGGGTGTCCTTTCTTCTAACCAATGTGCATTTTAGGCAAAAGTAGAAGTATTAAATTGCATAAAGGTGGGGATGGAACAGAATTCAATACTGTGTCTTGGTATGCGTTCTTGGTGGGGGTAATATCTCATGTACATGTTTGTTTCCGATTGCAATCTTGGCCAAAGGATGTTAAAATCCTATTGTATTGTTTTctctgattttatttttaatcaattaaagGGTGCGTTTTGTATTGTGAACGATTGTTGGAAGCAATCAGCTGTTGGAATTGAGTAATTCGCCTTAAGCATACTTGGAACCTCACGATtacgggtatggttcccgtggcgTAGTAGTGACACCTAATTTCAAACTAGTTtaatatgaatatccatagtTTATTTAGTTGAATAGATTTGGGGCGTGCCATATTTGACAAGACgtagtttatggccctcaaaagcttAGTTTTGAATCCGTTTTTTCAAAATTGGAatcgaggtgtgccgtgccaaacaaaatctAAAATGCACGGCCCTcgcttaattgatatttttatCCTTAGACATCGATGCGtgtcatttagcgaattttccatggccctcgcaaatttgcAAATATGTAGGTgcttaggcgcgttattttaataattaatttcctaaactcgggtgtgcatttcatgtgacccaaatccaaatcttaacaacgtcaAATATAACATGTCtcagactgcgggtgcatttcatgtggcgcggtcaaAAGACGTGTTTTGGCTGACGTttaaatcttccttaaaataattcaaagcggtttaaagttaaaatggCACCATatgctaaaacatgtattaaaatcagataataggccaattctaacagttgagtgaccatgctagaaccacggaactagggaatgcctaacatcttctcccgggttaacagaattccttacccggatttctgtattcgcagactgtaatacagagtcaatcttttcctcgattcgggatttgaaccggtgacttgggacaccacaaattatCCCTAGTGGCGACTCtaagtttaataaataaataatctcgtttcgattgtcattttaaattggaaaaactcccccctTATACTTTTACggaggtgtaggtaaaaaagaaggtgtgacataACTTACCAGAGAAGAAGTCTCTTTTCTTTGCTGAACTCTTAGCAAATGAGTACATGGATTTATATAGTTCAACACCATACAGATATGCACAAATTAAAGACACGACAAGTCGACAACCATAGACTAGAAATTACATCGTACGTGACATCACTCTCAAATTATTAGAGTACTATATTTTCATGCACACACGAAGATCGATGTACATGAAGCTGTTATGAGAAAATAATGTTGAAAGGTCATGCATGCCGTAACCATGCATTCTCAGTTAATTAGGAGGTATCCACTGTAGCTCAATGCCATAGCGCCATGCACTAATGGAGGCTTCAGCCTTAAAATCAACAAAAGAAGTATAGGCAGTGCACCCTGTAACCCTAACCCTAATTCTATGAGAAGTCATAGATGCATCTTTCAAGTAACTGCAACACAATGTGTTCTTACAGTTCCTTCCTTCACGACTCGACTCCTCAAACTTCCTACAAGGGCTAGTTGAAGAACAGTTCAATGGGGACTCAAGGATATTCTCAGAACAATTAAATAGCATAACCGTGTTTTGCGAAGATATGTTGAAAGGAGAGTTTTCGTCAATCTTTAGGCCACCTAAGGATAGATCAGAAGATTGACAAGAGTCTTTTTGTATGAAAGGAGGGCTAATAACAAGTCTAGATGTAGATGGATTGATACTGAGGATTTTGTAGTAGAATCCCACAGAGGACAAGAACTCTAAGTTGTAACTGTTGCAGTAAACCTTATAGTTAGGGTTACCACAATTTTCACTAGTACTAAGA of the Nicotiana tabacum cultivar K326 chromosome 7, ASM71507v2, whole genome shotgun sequence genome contains:
- the LOC107772239 gene encoding wall-associated receptor kinase-like 20 — translated: MIALVFLFLFPFASVLASPNINCPKCGTMDVPYPLSTSENCGNPNYKVYCNSYNLEFLSSVGFYYKILSINPSTSRLVISPPFIQKDSCQSSDLSLGGLKIDENSPFNISSQNTVMLFNCSENILESPLNCSSTSPCRKFEESSREGRNCKNTLCCSYLKDASMTSHRIRVRVTGCTAYTSFVDFKAEASISAWRYGIELQWIPPN